One genomic segment of Acidobacteriota bacterium includes these proteins:
- a CDS encoding ABC transporter ATP-binding protein, whose amino-acid sequence MSDVFLSLRGLDKTFQGTPAPAVSDVSFSMPKGEILALLGPSGCGKTTTLRLIAGFETPDRGTIRIGGRIVQSGDIECPPEERRVGFVFQDYALFPHLDVRRNVEFGLSGLALGDRRRRARQAMDLCGLEGMELRFPHELSGGQQQRTALARALAPGYELLLLDEPLSNLDAALRTSLCKELRRILKHAGRAAIVVTHDREEAFQIADRVAVMRHGRLEQVGSARDLHDRPVSRFVAEFVLDATFLAGVVARRGVETEIGPIPGADSLAAGTNVVVAVRPQQLELTPSRDGSGVVVERVFRGSHERYRVRLPSGTELASFQTLRTEASSLDVGEPVALKLADPAPPIFGE is encoded by the coding sequence ATGTCGGACGTCTTCCTGTCCCTCCGTGGCCTCGACAAGACTTTCCAAGGCACGCCGGCGCCGGCCGTGTCGGACGTGTCGTTCTCGATGCCGAAGGGTGAGATCCTGGCGCTCCTGGGTCCCAGCGGGTGCGGCAAGACGACGACGCTTCGTCTGATCGCCGGATTCGAGACACCGGACCGCGGCACGATTCGCATTGGAGGTCGAATCGTGCAGAGCGGCGATATCGAGTGCCCGCCCGAAGAGCGCCGCGTCGGTTTCGTCTTCCAGGACTACGCGCTGTTTCCGCATTTGGACGTCCGGCGAAACGTCGAGTTCGGCCTGTCCGGACTCGCCCTCGGCGATCGCAGGAGGCGCGCTCGCCAGGCGATGGATCTTTGCGGCCTCGAGGGGATGGAATTACGCTTTCCGCACGAGCTTTCCGGCGGTCAACAGCAGCGCACGGCGCTCGCGCGGGCGCTGGCTCCAGGGTACGAGCTTCTATTGCTGGACGAGCCGCTGTCGAATCTGGACGCGGCCCTGCGCACGAGCTTGTGCAAAGAGCTTCGACGGATCCTGAAGCATGCCGGTCGCGCGGCCATCGTCGTCACGCACGACCGGGAGGAGGCCTTTCAGATCGCGGACCGGGTGGCGGTGATGCGCCATGGGCGTCTTGAGCAAGTCGGCTCGGCCCGCGACCTTCACGATCGTCCGGTCAGCCGGTTCGTTGCGGAATTCGTGCTGGACGCCACCTTCCTGGCGGGAGTCGTCGCGAGGCGGGGAGTCGAAACCGAGATCGGTCCGATTCCGGGTGCGGACTCGCTGGCGGCAGGGACGAATGTGGTTGTTGCCGTCAGACCGCAGCAGCTTGAACTCACACCGAGTCGCGACGGGTCAGGCGTTGTCGTCGAGCGCGTGTTTCGCGGCTCCCATGAACGCTATCGTGTGCGGTTGCCTTCGGGAACTGAGCTTGCGAGTTTCCAAACCCTGCGGACCGAGGCCTCGTCGCTGGACGTTGGCGAGCCCGTCGCCCTGAAGCTCGCCGACCCCGCGCCGCCCATTTTCGGCGAGTAG
- a CDS encoding GWxTD domain-containing protein gives MNPPILSFERILRRLLIALLLFILPEVPILAGAQENKSGKSPPQAQLKEEAEDYFRRWLDEDVVYVISKEERAVFESLTTPEEKEQFIEQFWFQRDPDPRSAANEFKEEHYRRIAYANERFASGFPGWMHDRGRIYIIHGPPDEIEAHPSGGRYDRPLEEGGGTTVAHPFEVWRYRFIEGLGSDVILEFVDPSWSGEYRLALNPDEKDALLHVAGAGNTIAEMIQRDESLEGTAFTSPGNANLRSFRARDTAFDRYQTFTRIRHAKPLKHRDLKRLVEVDVTYQDLPFSHRVDYFGLDETRALVPVSVEIHDRELTFGEEEHGRRARMAVYGIVTSLSNRTVDEFEADLVTDYRARTARSVYQRVLVLERKGRYKLDLIIKDLNSGRVGVRRLVLIPPPHRSELSVSSILLSNRIMRLESAPERNAMFVLGDLQIRPSLDKVFRPSDNLNFYLQVYNVALDQTAMRPSLRVAYRVARDGHPVAQFIDIMGRSIQYLSEQRVVLVLPVSLQSFEPGSYEITVTVKDLIQEREVRVSEAFDVAAEAAG, from the coding sequence GTGAACCCGCCGATTCTTTCTTTCGAAAGAATTCTCCGTCGACTGCTGATTGCTCTTCTCCTGTTTATTCTGCCGGAGGTTCCGATCCTGGCCGGAGCCCAGGAGAACAAGTCCGGGAAGTCCCCGCCTCAAGCCCAGCTCAAAGAGGAAGCGGAAGATTACTTTCGACGCTGGTTGGACGAGGACGTCGTCTACGTGATCTCCAAGGAAGAGCGCGCCGTCTTCGAGAGTCTGACCACCCCGGAAGAAAAGGAGCAGTTCATCGAACAGTTCTGGTTTCAAAGAGATCCGGATCCGCGCAGCGCCGCCAACGAGTTCAAGGAAGAACACTATCGCCGGATCGCCTACGCCAATGAGAGATTCGCCAGCGGCTTTCCCGGATGGATGCATGACCGAGGCCGCATCTACATCATTCACGGGCCGCCCGACGAGATCGAGGCGCACCCTTCCGGCGGGAGGTATGACCGGCCCCTTGAAGAGGGAGGAGGAACCACCGTAGCTCATCCGTTCGAAGTCTGGAGGTACCGCTTCATCGAAGGCCTTGGCTCCGATGTCATCCTGGAGTTCGTAGACCCTTCATGGAGTGGGGAATACAGGCTCGCCCTCAACCCCGACGAGAAGGATGCCCTGCTCCATGTGGCCGGCGCAGGCAATACCATTGCTGAAATGATTCAGCGCGACGAATCCCTGGAAGGGACGGCCTTCACGTCGCCCGGAAACGCCAATCTCCGAAGCTTTCGAGCCCGGGACACCGCCTTCGACCGCTACCAGACGTTCACCAGGATCCGGCACGCCAAGCCCCTCAAGCATCGTGACCTGAAACGCCTCGTGGAGGTCGACGTCACTTACCAGGACCTTCCCTTTTCCCACCGGGTCGATTATTTCGGCCTCGACGAGACGCGCGCCCTGGTGCCGGTCAGTGTCGAAATCCACGATCGTGAACTCACTTTCGGCGAGGAAGAGCATGGAAGGCGGGCTCGCATGGCGGTCTATGGAATCGTAACCAGTTTGTCGAATCGGACTGTGGACGAATTCGAAGCGGATCTGGTGACCGACTATCGGGCCCGGACCGCCCGCTCCGTCTATCAAAGGGTTTTGGTGCTGGAACGAAAGGGCCGCTACAAGCTGGACCTGATCATCAAGGATCTCAACAGCGGGCGTGTGGGGGTCCGCCGCCTGGTATTGATTCCACCGCCGCACCGGTCCGAGCTTTCAGTCAGCTCGATTCTGCTCTCGAATCGAATCATGCGACTGGAGAGCGCCCCGGAGCGTAATGCGATGTTCGTTCTGGGGGACTTGCAGATTCGACCGAGCTTGGACAAAGTCTTCCGGCCCTCGGATAATCTCAATTTTTATCTCCAGGTGTACAACGTTGCCCTGGATCAGACCGCAATGAGGCCCTCACTGAGGGTCGCGTACCGGGTGGCGAGAGATGGACACCCGGTCGCGCAGTTCATCGACATCATGGGTCGGTCGATACAATATCTCTCCGAGCAGAGAGTCGTTCTGGTCCTGCCCGTCTCCCTGCAGAGCTTCGAGCCGGGAAGCTATGAGATCACGGTGACGGTGAAGGATCTGATCCAGGAAAGAGAGGTTCGAGTCTCCGAGGCCTTTGACGTGGCAGCAGAGGCCGCCGGCTGA
- a CDS encoding helix-turn-helix domain-containing protein encodes MNRTSGPTTQAGKFRIEGLVGLSRAAENFLHGHPREARMVVSVALETAAAQRDAYGRRAVVNVPGRLEPFIVRRRMSPDMIGVSTAAKRLKVSRTTIYAWVEQKTLLAWKSTKRGLTIPAAQILGPGKVVPGLARVMGIIEDPELAWEFLTQEWPFSDRVARPLEELMAGRIEDVVDAAPGFGTDFT; translated from the coding sequence ATGAATAGAACGTCCGGACCGACGACGCAGGCCGGCAAATTCCGTATTGAGGGTCTTGTGGGTCTTTCTAGAGCCGCGGAAAACTTTCTTCACGGCCACCCACGGGAAGCCCGTATGGTCGTGAGTGTTGCTCTGGAAACTGCCGCCGCCCAACGGGATGCGTATGGGCGTAGGGCCGTCGTCAACGTTCCCGGTCGACTTGAGCCTTTCATCGTTCGCCGGCGCATGAGCCCGGATATGATCGGGGTTTCAACAGCCGCAAAACGCCTGAAGGTTTCGCGCACGACGATCTATGCGTGGGTGGAACAAAAAACGCTGCTCGCCTGGAAGTCAACAAAGCGTGGTCTGACAATTCCGGCCGCGCAGATTCTTGGCCCGGGGAAGGTGGTTCCGGGACTCGCCAGGGTTATGGGTATCATTGAAGATCCCGAATTAGCTTGGGAGTTTTTGACCCAGGAATGGCCTTTTTCCGACCGTGTCGCGCGTCCTCTTGAGGAATTGATGGCAGGGCGGATAGAGGATGTCGTAGACGCAGCACCCGGCTTCGGTACGGACTTCACTTGA
- a CDS encoding RES family NAD+ phosphorylase produces MNRPAYPRDRIEAVLFRAKLPPSYRIVPGRYVASPMGTASADSRFCSKTGVYTMLYASPDFATSFIETVVRDRFVRRRRREILLKEVTERVWASIATKPRIGLTLLDLRHDGCILIGAQTDTVNARNHAAGRAFGKAIYSDHDDIDGLVYAFRLTGSDVYAVFDRAVGKLELTASGLLPDHPELPDVLGKHGIGLVLER; encoded by the coding sequence TTGAACCGACCCGCCTATCCGCGCGACCGGATCGAAGCTGTACTTTTCAGGGCGAAGCTGCCACCCAGCTATCGGATCGTACCTGGCCGCTATGTGGCGTCACCGATGGGCACCGCGTCGGCCGACTCCCGATTTTGCTCCAAGACTGGAGTCTATACGATGCTCTATGCCTCGCCCGACTTTGCTACCTCATTCATCGAAACGGTTGTGCGGGATCGATTCGTGCGACGGCGAAGGCGTGAGATCCTCCTCAAGGAAGTGACCGAACGAGTTTGGGCCTCGATTGCGACGAAACCGAGAATAGGACTGACGCTGCTTGATCTTCGTCATGATGGGTGCATCTTGATCGGTGCACAGACCGACACGGTAAATGCCCGCAATCATGCTGCCGGCCGCGCCTTTGGGAAGGCGATTTATTCCGATCATGACGACATCGACGGCTTGGTATACGCGTTCCGTTTGACTGGTAGTGACGTCTACGCTGTGTTCGACCGCGCAGTAGGCAAGCTTGAACTGACGGCTTCAGGACTGCTGCCGGATCACCCGGAACTGCCGGATGTGTTGGGGAAACATGGCATCGGCTTGGTCCTTGAACGGTAG
- a CDS encoding ankyrin repeat domain-containing protein, producing MLLLLLLVAVSCSSNVRREMEDAVEAGEASDVEDLIVDGADPNRVYGGKSLLVRAAEQGHAGVIQALAAGGADLSWADPDGKTALMHAVEKGHLEAADALLGLGGELDGEDRRGERPLALAAAEGQTAMVEFLLEKGADAGAKDAAGRTPLMRAAEEGHTDVIQVLEGAGAKVKDSDNSGRTPLLFASTGGHTAIVSDFLSKGADVNAYTKMGWTPLMVASGEGHLETAKVLLEKKARVDYKDADKRTALLWAAGRGQTAMIEPLLENGAQLDAMDNNGRNAVWLAASHGNDETLALLLEKGRKKWPRSLRYFRDAGDRRGQTPLMAAAEGGHIGSMNLLIDSGSRIRTRARRSGWTALLIAANQGKTEAAKLLMSKGANVNAKTKDGLPCLMLAVNEGHADTVEALIQGGARINFRLNADWTPLMHAASEGREKIVRSLLAGGAEIEATNYNGWTALMLAVAEKEPECVQALIEGGAEVNIKGNDGRSALKLAVQQGYGRIVGILTEAGATQ from the coding sequence TTGCTTCTGCTTCTCTTACTGGTTGCGGTGAGCTGCTCCTCCAACGTCCGGCGGGAGATGGAGGATGCGGTGGAGGCCGGCGAGGCTTCCGATGTGGAAGACCTGATCGTGGACGGGGCCGACCCCAATCGCGTCTATGGCGGCAAGTCGCTGCTGGTCAGGGCGGCCGAGCAGGGACACGCCGGGGTGATCCAGGCCCTGGCGGCGGGTGGCGCCGATCTGTCCTGGGCGGATCCGGACGGAAAAACGGCCCTGATGCATGCGGTCGAAAAAGGGCACCTTGAAGCTGCGGACGCGCTCTTGGGACTGGGAGGCGAACTGGACGGCGAGGACCGCCGGGGAGAGCGGCCTCTGGCTTTGGCGGCCGCCGAGGGACAGACGGCCATGGTGGAATTCCTCCTGGAGAAAGGCGCCGACGCGGGGGCCAAAGACGCCGCGGGCCGGACACCCCTCATGCGGGCCGCGGAGGAGGGGCACACGGACGTGATCCAGGTCTTGGAAGGGGCCGGGGCCAAGGTCAAGGACTCGGACAACTCGGGTCGGACCCCTCTGCTTTTCGCGTCCACCGGCGGACATACGGCAATCGTCTCCGATTTTCTCTCCAAGGGGGCCGACGTCAACGCCTACACCAAGATGGGATGGACTCCTCTCATGGTGGCATCGGGGGAGGGTCACCTGGAGACCGCGAAGGTTCTCTTGGAGAAGAAAGCCCGGGTCGATTACAAGGACGCGGACAAGCGCACCGCCCTGCTCTGGGCGGCGGGTCGAGGTCAGACTGCCATGATCGAGCCTCTCCTGGAGAATGGAGCCCAATTGGACGCCATGGACAACAATGGCCGAAACGCCGTCTGGCTCGCCGCCAGTCACGGCAACGACGAGACGTTGGCGCTGTTGCTGGAGAAGGGGCGAAAGAAATGGCCGCGATCTCTTCGGTATTTCCGGGACGCCGGCGATAGACGAGGCCAGACCCCACTCATGGCGGCGGCGGAAGGGGGTCACATCGGGAGCATGAATCTGCTCATCGACTCGGGTTCCAGAATCAGGACCCGCGCCCGGCGGTCCGGATGGACAGCCCTTCTCATCGCCGCAAACCAGGGTAAGACCGAAGCGGCCAAGCTCCTGATGTCCAAGGGGGCCAACGTGAACGCCAAGACCAAGGATGGTCTTCCGTGCTTGATGCTGGCTGTCAACGAAGGGCACGCCGACACGGTGGAGGCTCTGATTCAAGGTGGAGCCCGGATCAATTTTCGTCTCAACGCCGATTGGACTCCGTTGATGCACGCGGCTTCGGAGGGCAGGGAAAAGATCGTACGTTCGCTTTTGGCGGGAGGCGCCGAAATCGAGGCTACGAACTACAACGGCTGGACCGCTCTCATGCTGGCGGTTGCCGAGAAGGAACCCGAATGCGTCCAGGCCCTGATCGAGGGCGGCGCCGAGGTCAACATCAAGGGAAACGATGGCCGGAGTGCGCTGAAGCTGGCGGTTCAGCAGGGTTACGGACGAATTGTGGGGATTCTCACCGAGGCCGGAGCCACGCAATAG
- a CDS encoding Xaa-Pro peptidase family protein, translating into MPIPREPAFDVAEYRRRLERVHESMASRSLDALVLFSPHNVFYLSGMDTENLSDYQCLLVPAGGDPILVTSHFEEARAANSCWHRGQVFYGPFEDPLRVTLDAVRRLKVRTLGLERRNRAVSPDHYRRLAGELSDLRIEDPFGVVERSRLVKSPAEIACMRRAAILTDLGVEAAYAAMREGQRDSDVAAAIMEAMYGNGSDTVCWGPIVAAGYRAGSAHSTFMGLPLRRGQTVFLELTAQVRRYVAPLMRTAVLGPPSDDMKRVEAAGRAALACIREEARPGVEAAHVARTALAILEPVLPGHVFHYNFGYPVGIGYPPSWIEEVDFLMRTDNPRPLEAGMTFHLPMSVRKYGEYGVNLSQTILVGEDETEALARTPARLQQVRFGS; encoded by the coding sequence ATGCCCATCCCCAGAGAGCCCGCCTTCGACGTCGCCGAGTACCGGCGCCGCCTGGAACGGGTCCACGAATCCATGGCGTCGAGGTCCCTGGACGCGCTGGTCCTGTTCAGTCCCCACAATGTCTTCTACCTCTCCGGAATGGACACGGAGAACCTCTCCGACTACCAGTGCCTTCTGGTCCCTGCCGGCGGGGACCCGATTCTGGTCACCTCCCATTTCGAGGAGGCCCGGGCAGCGAACTCCTGCTGGCATCGGGGGCAGGTGTTCTACGGACCGTTCGAAGACCCGCTTCGAGTCACGCTGGACGCGGTGCGCCGCCTGAAGGTCCGGACACTGGGCCTGGAGCGGCGCAACCGGGCGGTTTCGCCGGACCACTACCGGCGCCTGGCAGGGGAATTGTCCGACTTGCGGATCGAGGATCCCTTCGGCGTGGTGGAACGTTCCCGCCTAGTCAAGTCGCCGGCCGAGATCGCCTGCATGCGCCGCGCCGCCATCCTCACCGATCTGGGGGTGGAGGCGGCCTACGCCGCCATGCGGGAAGGCCAACGGGATTCGGACGTGGCCGCGGCCATCATGGAGGCCATGTACGGCAACGGGAGCGACACCGTCTGCTGGGGACCCATCGTGGCCGCCGGTTACCGGGCCGGCAGCGCCCACAGCACCTTCATGGGATTGCCGCTGCGCCGGGGACAGACCGTCTTCCTGGAACTGACGGCCCAGGTGCGGCGCTACGTGGCGCCCCTCATGCGCACCGCGGTTCTGGGACCGCCGTCGGACGACATGAAACGCGTGGAGGCGGCCGGCCGCGCGGCGCTCGCCTGTATACGGGAGGAGGCGCGCCCCGGTGTCGAAGCCGCTCACGTGGCCCGCACGGCGCTGGCGATCCTGGAGCCGGTCCTTCCCGGCCACGTCTTCCATTACAACTTCGGCTATCCGGTGGGAATCGGCTATCCGCCAAGCTGGATCGAAGAGGTGGACTTTCTCATGCGCACCGACAATCCTCGACCACTGGAAGCCGGCATGACCTTCCACCTGCCCATGTCGGTCCGCAAGTACGGCGAGTACGGTGTGAATTTGAGCCAGACGATCCTGGTAGGAGAAGACGAGACCGAAGCCCTGGCCCGGACTCCGGCGCGGCTGCAGCAAGTCAGATTCGGAAGTTAG
- a CDS encoding extracellular solute-binding protein gives MFTEKTGIKVNFFMGNNNEVFERLRAEGADTRADVMVTVDAGNLWNAAREGLLMPVESEVLMGNVPAHLRDPENQWFGLAVRARTIMYSTERVKPSELSTYAGLADPKWKGRICLRTSNSIYNQSLLASAIGVHGEAVVERMIGGWVANEPEIVNSDRPVLRAIAAGQCDVGITNSYYLARILAKEPDLPVAAFWANQETTGTHVNISGAGVTKYAKNKENAVRLLEFITSVEAQETLAASSFEYPANPAAEPHAVLKGWGVFKQEQVGVAAAGQNQVAAIKLADRAGYR, from the coding sequence TTGTTCACCGAAAAGACCGGAATCAAGGTCAACTTCTTCATGGGCAACAACAACGAGGTCTTCGAACGGCTGCGGGCCGAGGGTGCCGACACCCGGGCCGACGTCATGGTGACGGTCGACGCGGGCAATCTGTGGAACGCGGCCCGCGAGGGGCTCCTCATGCCCGTCGAATCCGAGGTTCTGATGGGGAACGTTCCGGCGCATCTCCGTGACCCGGAGAACCAATGGTTCGGCCTCGCTGTCCGCGCGCGCACCATCATGTACAGCACCGAGCGCGTGAAGCCTTCGGAGCTCTCGACGTATGCGGGGCTGGCGGATCCGAAATGGAAAGGCCGCATCTGTTTGCGCACGTCCAACAGCATTTACAACCAGTCCCTGCTCGCCTCGGCGATCGGAGTTCACGGCGAAGCGGTCGTGGAGAGGATGATTGGAGGCTGGGTCGCGAACGAGCCCGAGATCGTCAACTCGGATCGGCCCGTCCTCCGCGCCATCGCGGCGGGGCAGTGCGACGTCGGGATCACCAACAGCTACTACCTCGCGCGCATCCTGGCCAAAGAACCCGATCTGCCGGTCGCGGCGTTCTGGGCCAACCAGGAGACGACCGGAACCCACGTGAACATTTCGGGGGCGGGGGTCACCAAGTACGCGAAGAACAAGGAAAACGCAGTTCGACTCCTGGAGTTCATCACCTCCGTCGAGGCGCAAGAGACACTTGCCGCGAGCAGTTTCGAGTATCCGGCAAATCCGGCTGCGGAGCCGCACGCCGTTCTGAAAGGCTGGGGCGTCTTCAAGCAGGAGCAGGTGGGCGTCGCTGCGGCCGGTCAGAATCAGGTGGCCGCGATCAAGCTCGCCGACCGTGCCGGCTACCGGTAG
- a CDS encoding MOSC domain-containing protein — protein sequence MTRTFVTLDQLQEALDTILAAPRQEGRVEAITACPATNVRKSLSEARLSPEGGLEGDRWQETCWRKLPDGSSDPKVQLTLINSRLLSLIAGSRDRWSLSGDNLAVDMNLTAENLPVGTRFRIGEALVEVSELPHTGCKKFSSRYGVDALKFVNGPGTKDLRLRGCYVFVVEAGQIRVGDCIRKL from the coding sequence ATGACAAGAACGTTCGTCACTTTGGATCAACTGCAGGAGGCACTGGATACGATTCTGGCGGCTCCCCGCCAGGAGGGCAGGGTGGAGGCCATCACCGCCTGTCCGGCCACGAACGTCCGGAAGTCTTTGAGCGAAGCCCGCCTCTCTCCTGAGGGGGGTCTGGAAGGGGACCGCTGGCAAGAGACCTGCTGGCGCAAGCTTCCAGACGGCAGCTCCGATCCCAAGGTGCAGTTGACCCTCATCAATTCGCGCCTCCTTTCCCTCATCGCCGGCAGCCGCGATCGCTGGTCCCTCTCGGGAGACAACCTGGCGGTGGACATGAACCTCACCGCGGAAAACCTCCCGGTCGGCACCCGTTTCCGGATCGGCGAGGCATTGGTGGAGGTCTCGGAACTGCCGCACACGGGCTGCAAGAAATTCTCGAGCCGTTACGGTGTCGACGCCCTGAAGTTCGTGAACGGCCCCGGTACGAAGGATTTGCGGTTGCGCGGATGCTACGTCTTCGTGGTGGAGGCGGGGCAGATCCGGGTCGGCGACTGCATCCGGAAACTGTAG
- a CDS encoding iron ABC transporter permease: MARSSRALAVGAWLTAALVALPVLSVALNLTSPRGEVWRHLADTILWELLSNTFWLLVGVGSLAGTIGTVSAWLVATRRFPGRDIFEWALVLPLAVPTYVIGFVFVALFEFAGPVPTFLRETLHIGWRFPNVRSYGGVVLAMSLVVYPYVYLLALTAFRELGANFTEAARSLGCRPAAVFRRVGLPLARPAIATGVALALMETLADFGTVSVFGYRTLTTAIYRVWFGMFDRVAAGQLAVVLMLFALILVTLEQRARGRMRFVQAHGRNVARTLPPLTGTRGWAATAFLSGVLAAGFLVPTGVLAFWSLRAAEGSLLPGNFPALLRNTLVLAASACLLAVAAATVLAYAARFTRSRALAFGTRVASLGYAIPGSVIAVGVLLTLSRVDGIVNAALGWFGDFGAGLLLTGSALGLLFAYLVRFISVAFFPVESGLTRISGSMDESARGFGAGPARVLGLVHLPLLRGSLLTALILVFVDVMKEMPATMLIRPFGVDTLAVEVWQRTAESMWTEASAPALSIVAAGILPVIVLTRLRGMSEARL; encoded by the coding sequence ATGGCTCGAAGCTCGCGAGCGCTCGCCGTCGGAGCATGGCTCACGGCCGCGCTCGTCGCGCTTCCGGTTCTCAGCGTCGCGCTCAATCTGACCTCTCCGCGGGGTGAGGTGTGGCGTCACCTCGCGGATACGATTCTCTGGGAGCTCCTTTCGAACACATTCTGGCTCCTGGTCGGCGTCGGCTCGCTCGCCGGCACCATTGGGACGGTCTCCGCATGGCTCGTCGCGACCCGTCGGTTTCCGGGCCGCGATATTTTCGAATGGGCGCTCGTCCTGCCGCTCGCCGTGCCGACCTATGTCATCGGCTTCGTGTTCGTGGCGCTCTTCGAGTTTGCGGGGCCGGTCCCCACGTTTTTGCGCGAGACCCTCCATATCGGTTGGCGATTTCCGAACGTGCGGTCCTACGGCGGCGTGGTACTCGCAATGAGCCTGGTCGTGTATCCGTACGTCTATCTGCTCGCTCTGACCGCGTTTCGCGAGTTGGGGGCGAACTTCACCGAGGCGGCGCGTAGCCTGGGCTGCCGACCGGCAGCCGTATTCCGGAGAGTCGGATTGCCATTGGCCCGACCCGCGATTGCCACCGGCGTCGCACTCGCCCTCATGGAGACGCTCGCGGACTTTGGAACCGTTTCCGTGTTCGGCTATCGAACGTTGACGACGGCCATCTATCGCGTCTGGTTCGGCATGTTCGACCGTGTCGCGGCGGGTCAGCTCGCGGTGGTGCTCATGCTGTTCGCGTTGATTCTCGTTACTCTGGAACAGCGGGCACGGGGTCGTATGCGATTCGTTCAAGCTCACGGGCGAAACGTCGCTCGAACGCTTCCGCCGCTCACGGGAACCAGAGGCTGGGCGGCGACGGCGTTCCTTTCCGGCGTACTGGCGGCAGGATTCCTTGTTCCCACCGGCGTTCTTGCCTTCTGGAGCCTCCGCGCCGCGGAAGGGTCGCTGCTTCCCGGAAACTTTCCGGCGCTCTTGCGCAACACGCTCGTCCTCGCGGCATCCGCCTGCCTGCTCGCGGTCGCGGCGGCAACCGTCCTCGCTTATGCGGCCCGCTTCACCCGTTCGCGTGCTTTGGCGTTCGGGACTCGGGTGGCGAGTCTCGGTTATGCAATACCCGGCTCCGTCATCGCCGTCGGCGTCTTGCTGACGCTCAGCCGCGTCGACGGCATCGTCAACGCCGCCCTCGGTTGGTTCGGAGACTTCGGAGCCGGCTTGCTTCTGACCGGCTCGGCGCTCGGCCTGTTGTTCGCTTATCTCGTCCGCTTCATCTCGGTAGCGTTCTTCCCGGTGGAGTCGGGGCTCACCCGGATCTCGGGTAGTATGGACGAGAGTGCGCGCGGTTTCGGCGCGGGACCGGCCCGCGTACTTGGGCTCGTTCATCTCCCGCTTCTGCGAGGCTCCCTGTTGACCGCTCTCATTCTCGTCTTCGTCGATGTGATGAAGGAAATGCCGGCAACAATGCTGATCCGACCGTTCGGCGTCGACACCCTCGCCGTGGAAGTGTGGCAGCGAACGGCCGAGTCGATGTGGACCGAAGCGTCGGCCCCGGCACTCTCCATCGTCGCAGCCGGGATCTTGCCCGTCATCGTGCTGACGCGGCTTCGGGGGATGAGCGAGGCGCGCCTGTAG
- a CDS encoding maleate cis-trans isomerase, whose translation MTDQSARIGILYPFHSAEDDYPRMAPMVRPRVEMEVVHTTISEDAHREDACLATGDVNRLLEGARELAPKKVDAAMWACTSGSFVYGLDGARDQVRPVAGYLGVQVSSTSLAFVSALHFLNIRRVAVAASYPRDVTLLLKRFLTDAGVETVHLDCLGIVTGVEVALLNQEQVTRFVQSNDHPDAEAIVVPDTAMHSAGWVAGLEEAVGGKPVLTANQVTLWQALRLVGGGPFQVDASMGSLFHHGTAGPASNSSGG comes from the coding sequence ATGACTGATCAGTCAGCGCGCATCGGAATCCTCTATCCGTTTCATTCGGCCGAAGATGACTACCCCCGCATGGCTCCCATGGTCCGTCCCCGGGTGGAGATGGAGGTCGTGCACACCACCATTTCCGAGGACGCCCACCGCGAGGACGCTTGCCTGGCTACGGGGGACGTGAACCGCCTCCTGGAGGGCGCCCGGGAATTGGCTCCCAAGAAGGTGGACGCCGCCATGTGGGCCTGCACCAGCGGCAGCTTCGTCTACGGACTGGACGGGGCCCGGGATCAGGTCCGGCCGGTGGCCGGCTACCTGGGAGTCCAGGTCTCCAGCACCTCGCTGGCCTTCGTATCGGCCCTTCATTTCCTGAACATTCGCCGCGTTGCGGTGGCCGCCAGCTATCCCCGGGACGTGACCCTGCTGCTGAAACGGTTCCTCACCGATGCCGGAGTCGAGACGGTCCACCTGGACTGCCTGGGCATCGTCACCGGGGTGGAGGTGGCCCTGTTGAACCAGGAGCAGGTCACCCGCTTCGTCCAGAGCAACGATCACCCGGACGCCGAAGCCATCGTGGTTCCCGACACGGCCATGCACTCGGCCGGCTGGGTCGCCGGTCTGGAGGAAGCGGTCGGTGGCAAGCCCGTCCTGACGGCGAACCAGGTGACCCTCTGGCAAGCGCTTCGGCTCGTCGGCGGTGGACCATTCCAGGTGGATGCGTCCATGGGTTCGTTGTTTCACCACGGCACCGCCGGCCCGGCGTCGAATTCCAGCGGAGGCTGA